Proteins found in one Paenibacillus borealis genomic segment:
- a CDS encoding Asp23/Gls24 family envelope stress response protein, producing MAEQLQLEMGNIRISNDVVSKIAGLAALETPGIAAMSGGLSEGWAKRLSGKNVQKGVTVEVGQLEAAVDLRIIVLYETPIHEVCRMLQQNVREAVESMTGLHIVEVNVKVEGVAFKNDEIS from the coding sequence ATGGCAGAACAACTTCAACTTGAAATGGGAAATATACGGATATCGAATGATGTTGTCTCGAAAATTGCCGGTTTGGCAGCTTTGGAGACTCCCGGAATTGCAGCCATGTCTGGCGGTTTGTCTGAAGGCTGGGCGAAACGCCTGAGCGGTAAGAATGTGCAGAAGGGTGTTACTGTCGAAGTAGGCCAGCTGGAAGCGGCAGTGGATTTGCGTATTATTGTTCTCTATGAAACACCGATTCACGAAGTGTGCCGGATGCTGCAGCAGAATGTCCGCGAGGCTGTAGAGAGCATGACAGGGCTTCATATCGTAGAGGTTAATGTCAAGGTAGAAGGCGTAGCATTCAAGAACGACGAGATTTCATAA
- a CDS encoding HPr family phosphocarrier protein has protein sequence MSSNNAAIVDIAQTASQFNSSIVLQADNKYIDVKSILGLFTTLVSSQSYELHVHGTDAEEAKKAMSEVFAKHNLNFTVVAE, from the coding sequence ATGTCCAGTAACAATGCGGCAATCGTGGATATTGCACAAACAGCCAGCCAGTTTAATTCATCTATCGTTCTTCAAGCGGACAACAAGTACATTGATGTTAAGAGCATCCTTGGTCTGTTCACTACCCTGGTATCCAGCCAAAGCTATGAGCTTCATGTACATGGCACAGATGCCGAGGAAGCCAAGAAAGCAATGAGCGAAGTATTTGCTAAGCACAATTTGAACTTTACGGTTGTAGCGGAGTAA
- a CDS encoding YugN family protein, producing MIFENTGLEGLKSDLLYLDESATKAGFIRWQWEYYRATYDCKIEDRQNGGEYFLRINTRAVEGKLEKADAILAIEAVYLGKATFPHGLEYESPVPQPVLDTATKHIHQLKELLEA from the coding sequence ATGATATTTGAGAACACGGGCCTCGAAGGATTGAAGAGTGACCTTCTTTATCTTGACGAGAGCGCAACCAAAGCCGGATTTATCCGCTGGCAATGGGAATACTACCGAGCTACCTACGACTGCAAGATAGAAGACCGCCAGAACGGCGGCGAGTACTTCCTGCGGATCAACACCCGCGCTGTGGAAGGGAAGCTGGAAAAGGCGGATGCCATACTGGCCATTGAAGCCGTCTACTTGGGCAAAGCCACTTTCCCCCACGGTCTGGAGTATGAATCTCCCGTGCCTCAACCGGTGCTGGATACGGCAACGAAGCATATTCATCAACTGAAAGAGCTGCTGGAAGCTTGA
- the ftsW gene encoding putative lipid II flippase FtsW translates to MSTAKGKTASKASLPKRGTPDFQLLILTLLLVGFGLVMVFSASSSLTLASEKFSYDAFYFVKRQLVWAVLGSFVMFTVMNIHYSKFKKWYAPIFVITLVLLLFVATTERINGAKSWMNIGGLGIQPTELAKISIILYLSALITKKGERLRDLRTGYIPVMIIVGIVAGLIMMQPDLGSCLILVATSGLVIYAGGASMKHILGSISLLVLGVALVMGAKTAIDSLSPPTEKAAANQDYRQGRIEAFLDPESNSDGSGYNIMQSLIALGEGGTQGSGFGQSIQKLHYLPYPYTDFIFAIIGEELGFIGTSIFLLLYLYFIWRGILIALRCTDPFGTLVGIGVMGLIAIQAFINIGGVTNTIPLTGVTLPFISYGGSSLLVTMLCMGIMLSISRETNRPAKEEVVKSVTTVRQVRANSRAAGTRSR, encoded by the coding sequence TTGAGTACCGCGAAGGGAAAGACAGCCTCCAAAGCCAGCCTGCCCAAAAGAGGAACGCCCGATTTCCAATTGCTCATTCTCACGTTGCTGCTCGTCGGCTTCGGACTGGTCATGGTGTTCAGCGCCAGCTCCAGCTTGACTCTGGCCAGTGAGAAATTCAGCTATGACGCTTTTTATTTCGTGAAACGCCAGCTAGTCTGGGCCGTGCTGGGAAGCTTCGTCATGTTCACGGTGATGAATATCCACTACAGCAAGTTCAAGAAATGGTACGCTCCGATCTTCGTCATCACCCTGGTGCTGCTGCTGTTCGTGGCCACCACCGAGAGAATTAACGGAGCCAAGAGCTGGATGAATATCGGAGGACTAGGCATCCAGCCTACCGAGCTGGCCAAGATCTCCATCATCCTGTACCTGTCTGCACTCATAACCAAAAAAGGCGAACGCCTGCGGGATCTTCGAACCGGATATATCCCGGTAATGATCATCGTCGGCATTGTGGCCGGACTGATCATGATGCAGCCGGATCTGGGCTCCTGTCTGATTCTCGTGGCTACCAGCGGACTTGTTATCTATGCCGGCGGCGCAAGCATGAAGCATATTCTTGGTTCGATCAGCTTGCTGGTGCTGGGTGTCGCGCTTGTCATGGGGGCGAAGACTGCCATCGACTCCCTGTCTCCGCCAACCGAGAAGGCAGCGGCCAATCAGGATTACAGACAAGGCCGGATTGAAGCCTTTCTGGATCCCGAGAGTAACTCTGATGGCAGCGGCTATAATATTATGCAATCCCTGATCGCTTTAGGCGAAGGCGGGACACAAGGTTCCGGTTTTGGCCAAAGCATCCAGAAGCTGCATTACCTGCCTTACCCCTATACGGATTTTATATTTGCTATTATCGGTGAAGAGCTTGGATTTATTGGAACCTCTATCTTCCTGTTGCTCTATCTGTATTTCATCTGGAGAGGCATCCTGATCGCACTGCGGTGTACTGACCCCTTCGGCACACTGGTCGGCATTGGAGTGATGGGACTGATTGCCATTCAGGCCTTCATCAATATCGGCGGTGTAACCAACACGATCCCCCTTACGGGAGTTACGTTACCATTCATCAGCTACGGAGGTTCTTCTCTGTTAGTCACCATGCTCTGTATGGGGATTATGCTCAGCATCTCCAGGGAAACCAACCGGCCTGCCAAAGAGGAAGTCGTCAAGTCGGTCACTACCGTCAGACAGGTGCGTGCCAACAGCCGTGCTGCCGGCACACGCTCCCGTTAA
- a CDS encoding CBS domain-containing protein, producing MKIVKEVMTADPASVTLLDNIYEVAVKMRDYGTGFIPVVDSADGATLLGVITDRDLVLRGYADKHPGSTAVETVMSREVISIPETASVDEAAELMASRQIRRIPVTRDKKLTGIVSLGDLAVKRIYADEAAEALSEISRRQLH from the coding sequence TTGAAGATTGTCAAGGAAGTAATGACCGCCGATCCGGCTTCGGTCACGCTGCTCGATAATATCTATGAGGTTGCCGTCAAAATGAGAGATTACGGGACAGGCTTCATTCCTGTAGTAGATTCGGCCGACGGGGCAACGCTGCTGGGTGTAATCACGGACCGTGATCTTGTACTCCGGGGGTATGCGGACAAGCATCCTGGCTCCACAGCCGTTGAAACCGTTATGAGCCGGGAAGTTATCTCCATTCCGGAAACTGCCTCTGTTGATGAGGCTGCGGAACTGATGGCATCAAGGCAAATCCGCCGTATTCCGGTGACCCGGGACAAGAAGCTGACCGGAATCGTGTCGCTTGGAGATTTAGCGGTCAAAAGGATTTATGCGGATGAGGCAGCGGAGGCGTTAAGTGAAATCTCCCGGCGGCAGCTGCATTAA
- a CDS encoding M20 family metallopeptidase: MERLAVEELLPEMVKWRRHLHRHPELSYQEKETSAYVGARLSELGIEVRRSGSGYGLTGILTGGLPGKTVVLRADMDALAITEENGREYASQNPGVMHACGHDGHTAMLLAAAAYYSARRSEIRGEIRFLFQPAEEVCPGGAMGMIAEGVLEGADAVYGLHLWTPLPLGTVGSAPGPLMASADEFFIDIIGKGGHGGMPHRTVDSIVAGAALVTQLQSIVSRTVDPLRPAVVSVGTIQGGSAQNIIAERCRITGTVRAFDEETRYLIRRRIEEMTASIAAAYGAEATVDYLMGYPPLVNDEAEFSRFYRVAPEALGEGANVILMEKIMPAEDFSYYVKEIPGCFIFVGAGNPDKDAVYPHHHSKFDFDEDAMLYGAKLLVAMADSFLNEQ; encoded by the coding sequence ATGGAGAGGTTAGCGGTAGAGGAGCTGCTGCCGGAGATGGTGAAATGGCGCCGCCATTTGCACCGCCATCCGGAGCTGTCTTATCAGGAGAAGGAGACATCCGCCTATGTGGGCGCAAGACTGTCCGAACTGGGGATTGAAGTTAGAAGAAGCGGGTCCGGTTACGGACTGACAGGTATACTTACAGGAGGACTGCCCGGCAAAACGGTTGTTCTGCGCGCAGACATGGATGCCCTGGCGATTACGGAAGAGAATGGCCGGGAGTATGCTTCGCAGAATCCCGGTGTTATGCATGCCTGCGGACATGACGGGCATACGGCCATGCTGCTGGCTGCAGCGGCCTATTACAGTGCACGCCGCAGCGAGATCCGCGGCGAGATCCGTTTCCTGTTCCAGCCGGCGGAGGAAGTCTGCCCGGGCGGTGCGATGGGGATGATCGCAGAAGGTGTGCTGGAAGGTGCGGATGCCGTCTATGGACTGCATCTGTGGACGCCGCTTCCGCTCGGTACCGTGGGCAGTGCGCCTGGACCGCTGATGGCCTCCGCCGATGAATTTTTCATAGATATTATCGGCAAAGGCGGCCACGGCGGCATGCCGCACCGTACGGTGGACAGCATTGTGGCCGGGGCGGCTCTTGTCACCCAACTGCAGAGCATTGTCAGCCGCACCGTAGATCCGCTGCGTCCTGCGGTGGTCAGCGTAGGGACGATTCAAGGCGGATCTGCCCAGAATATTATTGCCGAGCGCTGCCGGATTACCGGTACAGTGCGTGCGTTCGATGAAGAGACGCGCTATCTGATCCGCCGCAGAATCGAGGAGATGACGGCATCCATCGCAGCAGCGTATGGCGCAGAGGCGACTGTCGATTATCTGATGGGATATCCGCCGCTGGTGAATGATGAAGCGGAATTCAGCCGCTTTTACCGTGTTGCCCCGGAAGCGCTGGGTGAAGGCGCCAATGTAATTCTGATGGAGAAAATTATGCCGGCGGAAGACTTCTCGTATTATGTTAAGGAAATCCCCGGCTGCTTCATCTTTGTTGGCGCAGGCAATCCGGACAAGGATGCGGTCTACCCGCATCATCACAGCAAATTTGACTTTGATGAGGATGCCATGCTCTATGGGGCGAAGCTTCTGGTGGCCATGGCTGATTCCTTCCTGAATGAACAATAA
- the cax gene encoding calcium/proton exchanger — translation MKKWISPALLVITFLLSAIGHYADWDHTLQFILSAISVIFVAGFLGRATESVAHYAGQRLGGFLNATFGNAAELIIAFFLVKEGLFDMVKASLTGSIIGNLLLVLGLSIFAGGMKFKVQNFNVTLAGLNGSLMIVAVIALFVPAMFFNTHSITEKDTDVLSLVVAGLLIAAYMAWLVFSMITHKKYLADVTDDTAEELPNEHAPVWSRNRSILYLVIATVMVAFVSEWLVGTLETLTERFGFSELFVGAFLVAIIGNAAEHSAAIMLAMKNKIGAAVEIAVGSSLQIALFVAPVLIFASYFMGNTMSIVFTTIEIVAIAVSVFIAKSIIQDGATNWYEGLLLLAVYLILGVSFYLV, via the coding sequence TTGAAAAAATGGATCTCGCCGGCGCTGCTGGTCATCACCTTCCTCCTCAGTGCCATAGGACATTATGCGGACTGGGATCATACCCTGCAGTTCATACTGTCCGCTATCTCGGTTATCTTCGTGGCCGGCTTCCTGGGCCGGGCGACAGAAAGCGTAGCCCACTATGCCGGACAGCGGCTGGGAGGGTTCCTTAACGCCACATTCGGCAATGCTGCCGAACTGATTATCGCCTTCTTCCTGGTCAAGGAAGGACTCTTCGACATGGTCAAAGCCAGTCTCACCGGCTCGATCATCGGCAACCTGCTGCTGGTGCTCGGACTCAGTATTTTTGCCGGGGGCATGAAGTTCAAGGTTCAGAATTTCAATGTCACGCTCGCCGGACTGAACGGATCGCTGATGATTGTTGCAGTTATCGCCCTGTTCGTCCCTGCCATGTTCTTCAATACCCACTCTATCACAGAGAAGGATACAGATGTACTCAGCCTTGTAGTCGCCGGCCTCCTGATTGCCGCTTACATGGCCTGGCTCGTCTTCTCTATGATCACGCACAAGAAATATCTCGCCGATGTAACGGATGACACCGCAGAAGAGCTTCCGAATGAGCATGCTCCGGTCTGGTCCAGAAATCGTTCAATCCTCTATCTGGTGATCGCTACGGTTATGGTCGCTTTCGTCAGCGAATGGCTGGTCGGCACACTGGAGACCCTGACTGAACGTTTCGGCTTCAGCGAGCTGTTTGTCGGTGCGTTCCTGGTGGCAATCATCGGTAACGCCGCTGAGCACAGTGCAGCCATCATGCTGGCTATGAAGAACAAGATCGGTGCCGCCGTAGAGATTGCCGTAGGAAGCAGTCTGCAGATTGCCTTGTTTGTTGCACCGGTACTGATCTTTGCCAGCTACTTCATGGGCAACACCATGTCCATCGTGTTCACCACCATTGAGATTGTAGCGATTGCTGTATCGGTATTTATCGCTAAGTCGATTATCCAGGACGGCGCAACGAACTGGTATGAAGGTCTGCTGCTGCTCGCGGTATATCTGATTCTCGGTGTATCGTTCTACCTGGTATAA
- a CDS encoding YlaN family protein, with the protein MTSSDLQEQLNIKAINLLQEDANKIEKLIEVQMENLATRYCPLYEEVLDTQMYGFSREVDFAVRAGLVPEFTGKQVLSKLERNLAVLYEALNKKAEEREM; encoded by the coding sequence ATGACTTCATCGGATTTGCAGGAACAGCTTAATATCAAAGCAATCAATCTTCTACAAGAAGATGCCAATAAAATTGAGAAGCTTATTGAAGTGCAGATGGAGAATTTGGCGACTCGTTACTGCCCTCTCTATGAGGAAGTGCTGGATACCCAGATGTATGGTTTCTCCAGGGAGGTCGATTTTGCGGTCAGAGCCGGGCTGGTGCCTGAATTCACCGGCAAGCAGGTACTGAGCAAGCTGGAACGCAACCTGGCTGTACTGTATGAAGCGCTTAATAAGAAGGCTGAGGAGCGGGAGATGTAA